In a single window of the Methanofollis ethanolicus genome:
- the cheB gene encoding chemotaxis-specific protein-glutamate methyltransferase CheB: protein MIRVLIVDDSIFIRTILKDTLSASPGIEIVGSASDGEEALRMIDELRPDAMTLDIEMPKVSGIEVLKRLKGAGYRPKILMLSSLTSKDAEHTRLALSLGADDFMLKPQDIFRVRGLKEELVAKIRHLIEIRPAQKVSSVSDELATHVVLFGSSAGGLQQLDRVLSDLSPDMTAAVVITQHMPEGFTAALAERFNRICPLPVHESENGHLIKKGEVIVCKAGFHSVISALLTREGKTGGKIVHSTAPPVHAVRPAIDKTFSSAARTYGRNTLAVVLSGMGNDCGEGAVDVKAAGGTVFVCKEEDCLVYGMARSALKRNSVDKVLPLSDIPREVLKTVRTMEMGNV from the coding sequence ATGATTCGGGTGCTTATTGTCGATGATTCAATCTTTATCAGGACGATACTGAAGGATACCCTCAGTGCTTCCCCGGGAATAGAGATCGTCGGCTCCGCTTCAGATGGCGAGGAGGCTCTCAGGATGATCGACGAGCTCAGGCCAGATGCCATGACACTCGATATCGAGATGCCGAAGGTCAGCGGGATCGAGGTATTGAAGAGGCTGAAAGGTGCCGGGTACCGTCCCAAGATCCTGATGCTCAGTTCTCTCACCTCGAAGGACGCCGAACACACCCGCCTGGCCCTGAGCCTTGGCGCCGACGACTTCATGCTGAAACCGCAGGACATCTTCCGGGTACGTGGCCTGAAAGAAGAACTTGTGGCAAAGATCAGACATCTGATAGAGATCAGGCCGGCGCAAAAAGTCAGCTCCGTATCAGACGAGCTTGCCACCCATGTGGTCCTCTTTGGTTCGTCGGCCGGCGGCCTCCAGCAACTGGACCGTGTCCTCTCAGATCTCTCCCCCGACATGACGGCAGCTGTCGTCATCACGCAGCATATGCCCGAAGGGTTTACGGCCGCCCTTGCCGAGCGTTTCAACCGGATCTGTCCTCTTCCCGTACATGAATCCGAGAACGGGCATCTCATAAAAAAAGGCGAGGTCATCGTCTGTAAGGCGGGGTTCCACTCCGTGATCTCCGCATTACTCACCAGAGAGGGGAAAACCGGAGGGAAGATCGTCCACTCCACGGCGCCGCCGGTCCATGCCGTCCGCCCGGCGATTGACAAGACCTTCTCATCGGCGGCAAGGACCTATGGACGCAATACGCTCGCGGTTGTCCTGAGCGGGATGGGGAACGACTGTGGCGAAGGTGCGGTTGATGTCAAGGCTGCCGGAGGGACGGTATTCGTATGCAAAGAGGAAGACTGTCTCGTCTATGGGATGGCCCGCTCTGCATTGAAGAGAAACAGCGTCGATAAAGTCCTCCCTCTCTCGGATATACCTCGTGAGGTACTGAAGACGGTTCGAACAATGGAGATGGGAAATGTCTGA
- a CDS encoding response regulator, translated as MGRILIVDDTLFMRTLLKNILFSGGHTIVGEAENGEEAIARYQELKPDLVTMDVVMPKMNGIDALKNIRAADPNAKIVMCTAVGQEQMVKLAVKTGAKGYIVKPFQAPKVLEEVKNVLGA; from the coding sequence ATGGGAAGAATCCTTATCGTCGATGACACGCTCTTCATGCGAACTCTCCTGAAGAACATTCTCTTCTCCGGAGGGCACACCATTGTTGGCGAAGCAGAAAACGGTGAAGAAGCCATTGCCAGATATCAGGAGCTGAAGCCTGATCTCGTTACGATGGACGTGGTCATGCCGAAGATGAACGGCATCGACGCGTTGAAGAACATCCGCGCGGCCGATCCGAATGCGAAAATTGTGATGTGTACCGCGGTGGGTCAGGAGCAGATGGTAAAACTGGCAGTCAAGACCGGTGCGAAAGGCTATATCGTCAAGCCCTTCCAGGCGCCGAAAGTGCTTGAGGAGGTGAAAAACGTCCTTGGGGCTTGA
- a CDS encoding CheF family chemotaxis protein → MTDVPVKIEIDGKWVGAKLTPGPDEIQVTGPKSFAIPNKSIFDLDAKGSVLSITIKGQEKQPIKIASVEKVLNVLKRHILATCNAYRLAAYFMSPAVRGGVFVKDARWEKGGIDVLKSGIWFFSNTEQICVPLADVASIELTKREVQGKDTDVVKIDHIEGTEVVTSFVLCPLTTLQILYNFLKDATKSMDMEGDLDPKSAQVAMLVYSGMDTASIENMLGVSLKEIDQIYDALIRLGLAEVVMVRREVKLTTKGVRYITDATKV, encoded by the coding sequence ATGACTGACGTTCCTGTTAAAATCGAGATTGATGGTAAATGGGTGGGTGCAAAGCTGACTCCCGGGCCTGACGAGATCCAGGTCACCGGCCCGAAATCTTTTGCTATCCCGAACAAGTCGATCTTTGACCTTGACGCGAAGGGCAGTGTCCTTAGCATCACCATAAAAGGGCAGGAAAAACAGCCGATAAAGATCGCGTCCGTCGAAAAAGTTCTGAATGTTCTGAAAAGACATATCCTCGCGACATGTAATGCCTACCGCCTTGCCGCCTACTTCATGTCCCCGGCTGTCAGGGGCGGGGTGTTTGTCAAGGATGCACGCTGGGAAAAAGGCGGCATTGATGTATTGAAGTCGGGCATCTGGTTTTTTTCGAATACGGAGCAGATATGCGTCCCTCTTGCCGACGTTGCATCCATCGAACTGACCAAGCGCGAGGTGCAGGGGAAGGACACAGATGTCGTGAAGATCGATCATATCGAGGGGACCGAGGTGGTCACCAGTTTTGTCCTCTGCCCGCTCACCACCCTGCAGATCCTCTATAATTTCCTGAAGGACGCCACAAAGAGCATGGATATGGAGGGGGACCTGGACCCGAAGTCCGCGCAGGTCGCCATGCTCGTCTACAGCGGGATGGATACGGCGTCGATTGAGAATATGCTCGGTGTATCCCTGAAAGAAATCGACCAGATCTATGATGCTCTGATCCGTCTCGGCCTTGCAGAGGTTGTGATGGTCAGGAGAGAGGTTAAACTTACGACAAAAGGTGTCAGGTACATCACAGACGCCACAAAAGTTTAA